The Litoribacterium kuwaitense genome includes a window with the following:
- a CDS encoding transglutaminase-like domain-containing protein, with protein MNFFCESTNLSDYLLESPEVDYTHPLVQATTKELFTSTQTEIEKTKIAFEFVRDQIAHSWDIQSQRVTYHASEVLAYREGICYAKSHLLAAILRSQMIPTGFCYQRLMLFDTPEKGYCVHALNPVYLQSVGRWVRLDARGNKQGIDAQFSLEKEKIAFAPQEAFDEIDYSTIFVKPHPATTAVLLENTDAIDMYRYRLPEALK; from the coding sequence ATGAATTTTTTCTGTGAGTCTACCAACTTAAGCGATTATTTACTAGAATCTCCTGAAGTGGATTATACTCATCCTTTAGTACAGGCGACCACGAAGGAGTTATTTACTTCCACGCAAACAGAGATAGAAAAAACAAAAATCGCTTTTGAATTTGTTCGTGATCAAATTGCCCACTCTTGGGACATTCAATCACAACGAGTCACTTATCATGCTTCTGAAGTGCTGGCCTATCGTGAAGGAATATGTTACGCAAAGTCACACTTGCTGGCCGCTATCTTACGTAGCCAAATGATACCTACAGGCTTTTGTTATCAACGGCTCATGTTATTTGATACACCAGAGAAAGGGTATTGTGTACACGCTCTCAATCCGGTGTACTTACAGTCAGTAGGTCGATGGGTTCGTTTAGATGCACGTGGCAATAAACAAGGCATTGATGCCCAGTTTTCACTAGAGAAAGAAAAAATCGCCTTTGCTCCGCAAGAGGCATTTGACGAAATCGATTATTCTACGATTTTTGTCAAGCCACATCCAGCGACGACAGCAGTGTTATTAGAAAATACGGACGCCATAGATATGTATAGATATCGTTTACCAGAAGCGTTAAAGTAG
- a CDS encoding ribonuclease H1 domain-containing protein, with product MAKQKYYTVWRGRSPGVYATWSECEKQVKGFQGARFKSFPSKDSAEKAFREGPPKDPFTTPKERAKAATSTTTATSSYIEDSISVDAACSGNPGVMEYQGVETKTGKQIFHVGPIEQGTNNIGEFLAIVHALALLHKKNDAQTVIYSDSKIAISWVKKKKCNTTLKETEVTRPLLQLIRRAEKWLETHAYQNPILKWETKAWGEVKADFGRKS from the coding sequence ATGGCAAAACAGAAATATTACACCGTATGGCGGGGGCGCTCACCAGGCGTTTACGCAACATGGAGTGAGTGTGAGAAGCAGGTGAAAGGGTTTCAAGGAGCGCGTTTTAAATCGTTTCCCTCAAAAGACAGTGCCGAAAAAGCCTTTCGTGAAGGACCGCCAAAAGATCCTTTTACGACACCGAAGGAACGTGCCAAAGCGGCCACATCCACTACCACAGCCACATCGTCCTATATTGAGGACAGCATCTCGGTAGACGCGGCTTGCAGTGGGAATCCAGGGGTCATGGAATATCAAGGGGTCGAGACGAAAACGGGAAAACAGATTTTTCACGTCGGACCCATTGAACAAGGGACAAATAACATCGGGGAATTTTTAGCGATTGTGCATGCATTAGCCCTTTTGCACAAAAAGAATGACGCGCAAACCGTGATTTATTCGGATTCAAAAATCGCCATTTCTTGGGTGAAAAAGAAAAAGTGCAATACGACGCTAAAAGAGACAGAAGTGACTCGTCCACTTTTACAGCTCATCCGGCGTGCAGAGAAATGGCTGGAAACACATGCTTATCAAAACCCGATTTTAAAATGGGAAACAAAAGCGTGGGGAGAAGTTAAAGCCGATTTTGGCCGGAAATCTTAA
- a CDS encoding acyltransferase family protein, whose product MSKAHFSELTFIRAFACITIVTLHTVERALEHPEYKGTLGQYAQWGWESAYMLMFYGTPLFIFLSEVLIAYFYKNGLPASFFPKRLKYIFLPFVFMAFYYAATKADSWLDFTERFFMHAVIGDYHGYFVLIIFQFYLLHWLGHRWLAKQAPGPVIFTSLLITVAYLSVFNFIPAPSFPFSDYVWERYYWVPFPGWLFYFVTGYYVGRSYPACRQWLKAHRASLYWLPLLTSVIVLALYWNEWLTILSSKRVDLVLHTSAVLGAVLAFAIRFPVNHTWVQTVSRYSFGIYLWHMYYLFALKNVLGVLSIELPFSIYVVTLVGGSTVLSMLTMRLLNRLPFGAALTGLLKPASVPKAKTSLEQKERLST is encoded by the coding sequence ATGTCCAAGGCGCACTTCAGTGAATTGACATTTATACGAGCTTTTGCGTGCATCACCATTGTCACTTTGCATACGGTTGAACGTGCTCTTGAGCATCCTGAATATAAAGGTACGTTAGGGCAGTACGCTCAATGGGGTTGGGAAAGTGCTTATATGCTTATGTTTTACGGTACGCCCCTGTTTATTTTTTTAAGTGAGGTCTTGATTGCATACTTTTATAAAAATGGCTTGCCAGCGAGCTTTTTCCCAAAGCGTTTAAAGTATATCTTCTTGCCATTTGTGTTTATGGCTTTCTACTACGCGGCAACGAAGGCAGACAGTTGGCTTGATTTTACCGAGCGCTTCTTTATGCATGCGGTCATCGGTGATTATCACGGTTATTTTGTGTTAATCATTTTTCAATTTTATTTATTGCATTGGCTAGGCCATCGCTGGTTAGCGAAGCAAGCGCCTGGACCGGTGATTTTTACAAGCCTGCTTATCACAGTGGCTTATTTATCTGTGTTTAATTTTATACCTGCGCCTAGCTTTCCTTTTAGTGATTACGTTTGGGAGCGTTATTATTGGGTACCTTTTCCCGGATGGCTGTTTTATTTTGTGACCGGCTATTACGTTGGCCGTTCGTATCCGGCATGTCGGCAATGGTTAAAAGCGCATCGTGCGTCGTTGTATTGGCTACCATTACTGACGAGTGTGATCGTCTTGGCACTCTATTGGAATGAATGGCTCACGATCTTAAGTTCTAAACGGGTTGATCTCGTTTTGCATACATCGGCTGTGCTTGGCGCCGTACTCGCTTTTGCGATTCGTTTTCCGGTGAATCATACATGGGTACAAACGGTCAGCAGGTATTCGTTCGGCATTTATTTGTGGCATATGTATTATTTGTTTGCGTTGAAAAATGTGCTAGGCGTCCTTTCTATAGAACTTCCTTTTTCTATATATGTGGTCACGCTTGTCGGGGGAAGCACAGTGTTATCCATGCTAACGATGCGATTGTTAAACAGGCTCCCGTTCGGCGCGGCATTGACAGGATTATTAAAGCCCGCATCTGTTCCGAAAGCGAAGACATCGCTAGAACAAAAGGAACGTTTATCGACGTAG
- a CDS encoding EamA family transporter, producing the protein MVRWKAILIVFIGAAGFGFTPVFVKSAFQEGYTLAQLNGAQMLLAFSILWLIAAIKRVKTKQVTRKQVFKLMLAGSLNGSTGIFYYGAMAYLPSSVAIILLFQFVWIGVLYEWLFDRVKPSLITLLSVALTLTGVFFAAGLTFERLKELSTFGLVLGMIAAFSYAGFIYVSGRVVRDVDPFLRSPIMISGATVLVLVIFPPTFLFTDVVSSSLWLFALGAAVFGSVLPPLFMAIGVPHISSGLATLLGSAELPVAILMASIVLNEVVLPWQWFGIFLILLSITLKDVVETWWSRRHAHRPSHDKA; encoded by the coding sequence ATGGTGCGATGGAAGGCGATTTTGATTGTATTTATCGGGGCGGCAGGTTTTGGTTTTACGCCTGTCTTTGTGAAGAGTGCTTTTCAAGAAGGGTACACGCTTGCCCAACTGAACGGGGCACAAATGCTGCTCGCTTTTTCTATTTTATGGCTCATTGCTGCGATTAAGCGGGTTAAAACGAAGCAAGTGACGCGGAAGCAAGTGTTCAAACTCATGCTGGCGGGATCATTAAATGGCAGCACCGGTATTTTTTATTACGGAGCGATGGCTTATTTGCCCTCGTCTGTAGCCATTATTCTTTTGTTTCAATTCGTTTGGATTGGTGTTTTGTATGAATGGCTGTTTGATCGAGTAAAGCCGTCATTAATTACGTTATTATCCGTGGCGCTAACGTTGACTGGCGTCTTTTTTGCGGCTGGTTTGACGTTTGAAAGATTAAAGGAACTGTCAACGTTTGGTCTAGTATTAGGCATGATTGCAGCATTCTCTTATGCTGGGTTTATTTATGTCAGCGGACGAGTCGTTCGCGATGTCGATCCATTTTTACGCAGTCCGATTATGATTTCAGGGGCAACGGTGCTCGTTCTCGTCATTTTTCCGCCCACCTTTTTATTCACAGACGTTGTTTCTAGTTCGTTATGGTTGTTTGCGTTAGGAGCAGCAGTGTTTGGTTCGGTGCTCCCGCCGCTGTTTATGGCGATCGGCGTTCCGCATATCTCAAGCGGGCTTGCAACGTTGCTCGGTTCGGCTGAGCTTCCGGTCGCGATTTTAATGGCAAGCATCGTTTTGAATGAAGTTGTCTTGCCGTGGCAATGGTTTGGGATATTTTTAATTTTGTTATCCATTACATTAAAAGATGTTGTGGAGACTTGGTGGTCACGCCGCCATGCTCATCGACCCTCGCACGATAAAGCATAG
- a CDS encoding helix-turn-helix domain-containing protein has product MRQKLAHERYKRGWTQRVVAEKMDISEVYVRKLEKGVANPGRETMVRFEQLYGVSVYELFDDIFRNNQSRERNDLF; this is encoded by the coding sequence ATGAGACAAAAATTAGCCCATGAGCGGTATAAACGAGGGTGGACCCAACGAGTTGTAGCCGAAAAAATGGACATCTCTGAAGTGTATGTTCGTAAGCTAGAAAAGGGAGTCGCGAACCCTGGGAGAGAAACAATGGTTCGGTTTGAACAACTGTATGGTGTTTCCGTTTATGAATTATTCGATGATATTTTTCGGAATAATCAAAGTAGAGAAAGAAACGATTTGTTTTGA
- a CDS encoding SCO family protein — translation MKFTKAYVSVPLIILMVILVGLVLWLTVLSPQTGGSQQEGGPAVAISFDDPVPTLSGVNQEGEPFSTDDMNGEVWVADFIFTNCPDVCPPMTFNMSRLQDKAKEADLDVTFVSFSVDPTRDQPEVLKEFGETFNADFSNWHFVTGYSPEEVKSFPRTLLNQLFKN, via the coding sequence TTGAAATTCACAAAAGCATACGTTAGTGTTCCTTTAATTATTTTAATGGTGATTCTTGTCGGTTTAGTGCTGTGGTTGACCGTTCTGTCTCCACAAACGGGGGGTTCACAACAGGAAGGAGGGCCTGCCGTTGCTATATCGTTTGATGATCCGGTACCCACTTTATCAGGTGTCAATCAAGAGGGTGAGCCTTTTTCAACCGATGATATGAACGGTGAAGTGTGGGTTGCTGATTTTATCTTCACCAACTGCCCTGACGTCTGTCCCCCAATGACATTTAATATGTCCAGGCTGCAAGATAAAGCGAAAGAAGCAGACCTTGATGTCACCTTCGTGTCGTTTTCAGTAGACCCCACAAGAGATCAGCCTGAAGTGTTGAAAGAATTTGGCGAAACCTTTAACGCCGATTTCTCAAATTGGCATTTCGTCACGGGGTACAGTCCTGAAGAAGTGAAATCGTTTCCGAGAACACTTTTAAATCAACTGTTCAAAAACTAG
- a CDS encoding TRAP transporter substrate-binding protein gives MIAVSLVVAFLLNLTGCQLLENAGKANAEGITTIKIAHYFSETHPNHIALREKFKPMIEEKTNGKYKVEIYPANELGDEAQFISGARIGTIQIAVAGMWLQSANPKIGAVEWPFLFDSYEQAKYILNGKAGDELSKAYKELGLETIGWAAHGFRVVSANRPIESMKDFQGFRLRVTNLPMFVSLAEALGTNVQPLALSEVFTALEQGVIDGQENPYVMLKESAMYEVQSHVIETNHVFSPIAYLMNKKFFEGLDAETKEIVMEAAQKSADYEWELLQQAEEEVKDYLTEEGLEVIVPDEQLKQDLRDAMNPVYENLYQEYDWAQEFVQ, from the coding sequence ATGATAGCGGTTTCATTGGTGGTTGCCTTCCTCTTAAACCTTACAGGATGTCAGCTTTTAGAGAATGCGGGAAAAGCAAACGCCGAAGGGATCACTACAATTAAAATCGCCCACTATTTTTCAGAAACCCACCCAAACCACATTGCTTTACGAGAGAAATTCAAGCCAATGATTGAAGAAAAAACGAACGGCAAATACAAAGTGGAAATTTACCCGGCAAATGAACTTGGTGATGAAGCACAATTTATTAGCGGGGCAAGGATTGGCACAATACAAATTGCAGTGGCTGGAATGTGGTTACAATCAGCCAATCCAAAAATCGGTGCAGTCGAATGGCCTTTTTTGTTTGATAGTTATGAGCAGGCAAAATATATTTTAAACGGCAAAGCAGGAGATGAGCTTTCTAAAGCTTATAAAGAGCTTGGGTTAGAGACGATTGGATGGGCAGCACATGGATTTCGAGTTGTTTCAGCCAACCGCCCTATAGAATCAATGAAAGATTTTCAAGGCTTTCGCCTACGAGTCACTAATTTACCAATGTTTGTAAGCTTGGCCGAGGCATTAGGGACAAATGTTCAACCGCTTGCTCTTTCTGAAGTATTTACTGCGCTCGAGCAAGGTGTCATTGATGGGCAAGAGAACCCGTACGTCATGTTAAAAGAATCGGCGATGTATGAAGTGCAAAGTCACGTCATTGAAACCAATCATGTCTTTAGTCCCATTGCATACTTAATGAACAAAAAGTTTTTTGAAGGGTTGGATGCTGAAACAAAAGAGATCGTTATGGAAGCGGCCCAGAAATCGGCTGATTACGAATGGGAGCTTCTCCAGCAGGCTGAGGAAGAGGTGAAGGATTACCTTACTGAAGAAGGGTTAGAGGTCATTGTACCTGATGAACAATTGAAGCAGGATTTGCGGGATGCGATGAACCCTGTGTATGAAAATCTATATCAAGAATACGATTGGGCCCAAGAATTTGTGCAATGA
- a CDS encoding TRAP transporter small permease — MNKILKVLNHLLNSVIMIILVSMVSLVFFNVVLRYVFDSGITWSEELARYLFVWVVFLGAVVATKEKGHLGVDLLVGAVARKYQKLLYVVSNAIVVFVLTLFLDGLFKMMALNKMVSGPATGIPEVVFYLAGVVAASLMIIITSIQTIRFVFLDQDKPNWAKPRNEWEETK; from the coding sequence ATGAATAAAATCTTAAAGGTACTGAATCACCTGTTAAATAGTGTCATTATGATCATTCTTGTATCCATGGTCTCTTTGGTCTTCTTCAATGTCGTTCTTCGATACGTTTTTGATTCAGGCATTACGTGGTCTGAAGAGCTCGCGCGCTATTTATTTGTCTGGGTCGTGTTCTTAGGGGCGGTCGTCGCGACAAAAGAGAAAGGACACTTAGGTGTCGACCTTTTAGTAGGCGCTGTTGCGCGAAAATACCAAAAGCTTTTGTATGTTGTATCAAACGCGATCGTCGTTTTTGTGCTTACCCTATTTTTGGACGGGTTATTTAAAATGATGGCATTGAACAAGATGGTGTCAGGACCGGCCACAGGGATTCCTGAAGTTGTCTTTTATTTAGCGGGTGTTGTTGCAGCAAGCTTAATGATAATAATTACGAGTATTCAAACGATTCGTTTCGTATTTTTAGATCAAGATAAACCAAATTGGGCTAAGCCGCGGAATGAATGGGAGGAAACAAAATGA
- a CDS encoding TRAP transporter large permease, producing the protein MILVFILTLFLFLLIGIPVAISMLSSAIVMLVVLGMFDTGILGDYLIKGANNFSLMAIPFFILTGEIMNAGGVSKRIVEFASAFVGHIRGGLGYVAIISGVIFAGLSGSAVADTAALGAILIPMMIAKGYNKNSSTGLVAATGIIGTIIPPSIPMILFGVVGGVSITQLFMAGIVPGILMALGFVVAWYIVSKKVNSETLPKTNLVQKWVAFRRAILALLLPAIIIVGLRGGVFTPTEAGVVAAVYAFILSLGYREMTWKQFSSVFVDTAKTTGVVLFVASTAVVSGYAITVGQIPRELVDVLSGLTTDPTILLLLIMAFLFIVGAVMDLTPAVLIFTPVLLPVVTAVGVDPVYFGLLMVINLSIGLITPPVGTVLYIGCSISKINMLDITKGIFPFLLVQVGILILLILVPEIVTVPLGWFTE; encoded by the coding sequence ATGATCCTTGTATTTATTCTCACGTTATTTCTATTCTTATTGATTGGTATTCCGGTAGCGATTTCGATGTTAAGTAGTGCGATTGTGATGCTCGTTGTCCTTGGGATGTTTGACACTGGAATATTAGGCGATTATTTAATCAAAGGTGCCAACAACTTTTCGTTAATGGCCATCCCATTCTTTATCTTGACGGGAGAAATAATGAACGCAGGTGGTGTGTCCAAGCGAATTGTTGAATTTGCCAGTGCGTTCGTCGGTCACATTCGGGGCGGTCTCGGCTACGTAGCAATTATTTCAGGAGTGATTTTTGCTGGATTATCAGGGTCAGCAGTTGCTGATACAGCGGCATTAGGTGCCATTTTAATTCCAATGATGATCGCCAAAGGCTATAACAAAAATTCCTCGACCGGACTTGTCGCTGCCACAGGGATCATTGGTACTATTATTCCACCAAGTATTCCAATGATTTTGTTCGGAGTTGTAGGTGGTGTGTCCATTACGCAGTTATTTATGGCTGGCATTGTACCCGGAATATTAATGGCATTAGGTTTTGTCGTGGCCTGGTATATTGTTTCTAAAAAAGTGAACAGTGAAACGCTGCCGAAAACGAATCTGGTCCAAAAATGGGTTGCGTTTCGGCGGGCAATTTTAGCACTTTTGTTGCCGGCCATTATTATCGTTGGTCTTAGGGGTGGGGTTTTTACACCTACGGAGGCAGGTGTTGTTGCTGCGGTGTATGCGTTTATCCTTAGTTTAGGGTATCGGGAAATGACGTGGAAGCAGTTTTCGAGTGTGTTTGTGGATACGGCAAAAACGACAGGTGTCGTGCTATTTGTAGCTTCAACAGCCGTCGTTTCAGGATATGCGATTACGGTGGGACAGATTCCGCGCGAATTGGTTGATGTGCTAAGTGGCCTGACGACAGATCCGACGATATTACTATTGCTGATTATGGCGTTTCTGTTCATTGTCGGGGCGGTCATGGACTTAACCCCCGCCGTCTTAATCTTTACCCCTGTCCTGCTTCCGGTTGTCACAGCGGTCGGCGTTGATCCAGTCTATTTCGGCTTATTAATGGTCATCAATTTGTCCATTGGTTTGATTACGCCACCTGTTGGAACCGTTCTTTATATTGGGTGTAGTATTAGTAAAATCAATATGTTAGATATAACGAAGGGCATTTTTCCTTTTTTGCTCGTGCAAGTAGGCATCTTAATCTTGTTGATTTTAGTCCCAGAGATCGTCACTGTGCCCTTGGGGTGGTTTACTGAATGA
- a CDS encoding nitroreductase family protein codes for MTTNTIQAQTRPVSEAIRQRRSIKNNYKQDPVPEELIVELLNDAVFAPNHGVREPWRFLFISSERKDAFVDELVELFPQDRQENRRNYFSQPSAFLVIIMKEDPRQKQHEENIYATASLVQNFQLLAWERGLGVCWKTQPHVWDPQAHQILGVQPGEKIIGFLHLGFFDEENIPAPKTRTPAEEKLSVY; via the coding sequence ATGACGACAAATACGATTCAAGCCCAGACACGCCCCGTTTCTGAGGCGATACGTCAACGACGTTCGATTAAAAACAATTATAAACAAGATCCTGTACCGGAAGAGTTGATTGTCGAGCTATTGAACGATGCGGTATTTGCACCAAATCATGGCGTCCGTGAGCCATGGCGCTTTCTCTTTATTTCTAGCGAACGGAAGGATGCATTCGTTGACGAGCTTGTTGAACTTTTTCCGCAAGACCGTCAAGAAAATAGACGCAATTATTTCAGTCAACCGTCTGCCTTTCTCGTAATCATTATGAAAGAAGATCCACGGCAAAAACAGCATGAGGAAAATATTTATGCCACTGCTTCATTAGTGCAAAATTTCCAGCTATTGGCATGGGAAAGAGGTCTTGGCGTTTGTTGGAAAACCCAGCCTCACGTTTGGGACCCTCAAGCACATCAGATTCTTGGGGTTCAGCCTGGAGAAAAGATTATCGGCTTTCTTCATCTTGGCTTTTTTGATGAGGAAAATATCCCTGCGCCTAAAACACGCACGCCTGCTGAAGAAAAACTCTCAGTCTATTAA
- a CDS encoding fluoride efflux transporter FluC — MTMLIVALGGAIGAFCRYWVSSILTSKNGFFRWSTLAVNLGGALVIGFIQGLFPSEPVVLFVSTGLLGGFTTYATLSLDAWRMLQASSYRLFFLYVTATFIGGLALCGIGWELATLFRLP; from the coding sequence ATGACTATGCTTATCGTTGCTTTAGGTGGCGCGATAGGCGCTTTCTGCCGTTATTGGGTATCCTCCATACTGACGTCTAAAAACGGCTTCTTCCGATGGTCAACCCTCGCAGTAAATTTGGGGGGCGCACTCGTGATCGGCTTTATCCAAGGATTGTTTCCTTCCGAGCCTGTTGTACTTTTCGTCTCCACTGGTCTATTGGGTGGCTTCACTACATATGCTACGTTATCATTAGATGCTTGGCGTATGCTGCAAGCATCCTCTTATCGTTTATTTTTCTTGTACGTGACAGCTACCTTTATTGGCGGTCTTGCTTTGTGCGGAATAGGATGGGAATTGGCTACATTATTTCGTCTACCTTGA
- a CDS encoding fluoride efflux transporter FluC: MKNGVMVMVGGAIGALGRYGLTLLLGSALWPTLIANSLGSFLLSLLMTGTYFRKKWTSAVHTGLTTGVLGGFTTFSTFSFELIKTMQEEKYGVALLYAGLTFFVCLVFTALGAMLSHHLAQRNKEATL, translated from the coding sequence ATGAAAAATGGGGTGATGGTGATGGTTGGTGGAGCCATTGGCGCATTAGGACGGTATGGACTAACTCTTCTCCTTGGAAGCGCCTTATGGCCAACCTTAATCGCCAATAGTTTAGGCTCCTTTTTACTTAGCCTCTTAATGACAGGCACTTATTTTCGCAAAAAATGGACCTCTGCTGTTCATACGGGGCTGACTACAGGCGTATTAGGAGGCTTTACGACCTTTTCTACATTTTCTTTTGAACTTATTAAAACGATGCAAGAGGAAAAATACGGGGTGGCATTGCTTTATGCGGGGCTGACTTTTTTCGTTTGTCTCGTGTTTACTGCATTGGGGGCAATGTTAAGTCATCATCTTGCCCAGAGAAATAAGGAGGCTACATTATGA
- a CDS encoding erythromycin esterase family protein: MLRQQLAARNLVFIVFIYVFLLAQPHQIAEADAQGERVDRWEEGIERLSHNVFLSGTHEQKDLDFLKPLINDKRIVLIGESAHGAREFNAVKARIIRYLHEEMGFSVIAFEAPMGQSVAAFAQSKTGTASQTMTEGIPSVWHSPDMERLFSLMKSKEEQKDFLTFTGIDIQPDSFFGPFLSEGVYHLDRSRSNKIRQMEEHFYELYHNQATIDQAFIEANELQPQYEELKSWIRRHQSELRKSYTNSVIKQIERVVDNRIHFLKHGVQARVKSNAQTNQHPSTVTDIQQSDMYYRDRQMAENIDWLAHELFPDEKMIVIGHNYHIRKQNTAMHSFVTFEPYMKDPLPTMGELLSERLKASSYALGVFAYKGQTYDRQGAFVNMDTNYDEFSLEPLLESAGHRVTFMQLTGTRLDPTTSWMTMPMNGSYWGMQKETFIPRQQYDGLLLINEVSPALYAQPSK, from the coding sequence TTGCTGAGGCAACAGTTGGCAGCTAGAAATCTCGTGTTCATCGTTTTTATATATGTATTTTTGTTAGCTCAGCCTCATCAAATCGCAGAAGCTGACGCGCAAGGAGAGCGAGTCGACCGATGGGAGGAAGGGATTGAACGTCTCAGCCATAACGTTTTTCTTTCTGGAACTCATGAACAGAAAGATCTCGATTTTTTAAAACCTCTAATTAATGATAAACGCATCGTCCTCATTGGAGAGAGCGCACATGGTGCGAGAGAGTTTAATGCTGTCAAGGCCCGAATCATTCGGTACCTGCATGAAGAGATGGGTTTTTCGGTGATTGCTTTCGAAGCACCGATGGGACAGTCGGTCGCAGCTTTTGCTCAGAGCAAGACGGGAACCGCATCACAGACAATGACTGAAGGCATTCCTTCTGTGTGGCATTCTCCAGACATGGAGCGGTTGTTTTCCTTAATGAAATCCAAAGAGGAACAAAAGGATTTTTTAACTTTTACAGGAATTGATATTCAGCCAGATTCCTTTTTCGGACCTTTCTTAAGCGAAGGGGTGTATCACCTAGATCGGTCACGTTCAAACAAAATCAGGCAAATGGAGGAACATTTTTATGAGTTGTATCATAATCAAGCGACAATCGATCAGGCATTTATTGAAGCTAACGAGTTACAGCCACAATATGAAGAGTTAAAATCATGGATTCGACGGCACCAATCAGAGCTGCGAAAGTCATACACAAACAGCGTAATTAAACAGATTGAACGGGTCGTTGACAATCGGATTCATTTTTTAAAGCATGGCGTTCAAGCGCGGGTAAAAAGCAACGCGCAAACAAATCAACATCCTTCGACAGTGACAGATATACAGCAAAGTGATATGTATTATCGCGATCGTCAAATGGCAGAAAATATCGACTGGCTCGCTCACGAGCTTTTTCCTGATGAGAAAATGATAGTCATCGGTCACAATTATCATATTCGCAAACAAAATACTGCAATGCACTCTTTTGTCACTTTTGAACCTTACATGAAAGACCCTTTGCCAACAATGGGAGAGTTACTTTCAGAGAGGCTTAAAGCGAGCAGCTATGCTCTTGGTGTATTTGCTTATAAAGGACAAACCTATGATCGACAAGGGGCATTTGTAAATATGGATACGAATTACGATGAATTTAGCCTCGAGCCACTATTGGAATCAGCCGGTCATCGGGTTACATTTATGCAGTTGACAGGGACTCGGTTAGACCCGACAACGAGTTGGATGACAATGCCGATGAACGGATCTTATTGGGGGATGCAAAAAGAAACTTTTATACCTAGGCAGCAGTATGACGGTTTGCTATTAATTAATGAAGTTTCTCCTGCTTTGTACGCACAACCATCCAAGTAG